In Thermococcus sp. 21S7, the following are encoded in one genomic region:
- a CDS encoding iron ABC transporter permease, whose protein sequence is MRRFIFLYLLVLAISLLIGRLTFNPLNMNGLARTILVDVRLPRIVGASLVGASLSVAGLSFQNVFRNHLAGPNILGVTSGAAFGAVLAILLFTFNPYLVQTLAFVFGIAAVFIAYRTSRLVGDDIVGLLLAGIAVSAFFSALVGMAKYLADPYDQLPTMVFWLLGSFAGIRWADLKFFSIPMVIGIIGLTTLRWVFNILSLGDDEAKALGVNVSFYKKLIIGLATLAVSAATAIGGIIGWVGLVSPHIARLLVGYDNRKLVPAAVFTGAILLVICDDVARTLTSAELPVGVVTSLVGAPILVAILSRRREHAEG, encoded by the coding sequence TTGAGGCGTTTCATCTTTCTCTATCTCCTTGTTCTGGCCATCTCCCTGCTCATCGGAAGGCTCACATTCAATCCCCTCAACATGAACGGGCTAGCCAGGACGATACTCGTTGATGTGAGACTCCCGAGGATCGTCGGGGCATCCCTGGTTGGGGCATCCCTATCCGTCGCAGGCCTCTCCTTTCAAAACGTCTTCAGGAATCATCTGGCAGGTCCAAACATACTCGGTGTGACCAGCGGGGCGGCCTTTGGTGCCGTTCTCGCGATATTGCTCTTCACGTTCAACCCCTACCTCGTTCAGACCCTGGCTTTCGTTTTCGGCATCGCCGCAGTGTTCATTGCATACAGAACGAGCAGGCTGGTAGGAGACGATATCGTCGGACTTTTGCTGGCGGGGATAGCCGTCTCGGCCTTCTTCTCGGCACTCGTTGGCATGGCAAAGTACTTGGCCGACCCCTACGACCAGCTTCCAACCATGGTGTTCTGGCTCCTTGGAAGCTTCGCGGGAATCCGGTGGGCGGACTTGAAGTTCTTCTCCATCCCAATGGTCATCGGAATAATAGGCCTCACCACCCTCAGGTGGGTCTTCAACATCCTCTCGCTCGGAGACGATGAGGCAAAGGCCCTCGGGGTAAACGTTTCTTTTTACAAGAAGCTCATTATCGGACTGGCAACGCTCGCCGTTTCTGCCGCAACCGCCATCGGCGGGATAATCGGGTGGGTCGGTCTCGTCTCCCCCCACATAGCCAGGCTTCTGGTCGGCTACGACAACAGGAAGCTCGTTCCGGCGGCGGTATTCACAGGCGCCATACTGCTGGTAATCTGCGACGACGTGGCCAGAACACTAACCTCCGCCGAACTCCCGGTAGGAGTTGTAACATCCCTGGTCGGCGCACCAATCCTTGTGGCGATACTCTCCAGGAGGAGGGAGCATGCTGAAGGTTGA
- a CDS encoding molybdopterin-dependent oxidoreductase, producing the protein MKKLLGLLILVVLACGCITSGTTTSTPASPAKETPTVHISGITSEEITLAELQSLGGVKFNATLVKSTGTKINNTYVGVPLKRVFEKLGIEESRVKWVRFRAEDGYEITLSMDDLKNAYLCWEENGEPLGPDNGGPIKLVIPDQPGKLWLKWLSEIKLIGDESAVVVHGKTKVTVVVTREDITELMNSFGMNVTVELKGENVTFSGVPLKLLLDKARPDDDAVNITFTAKDGYSATLDFMEVYGNDKAILTPNFRVVIPGEPSRTWVKDLREIVIG; encoded by the coding sequence ATGAAGAAGCTCCTCGGCCTTCTGATCCTGGTCGTACTCGCCTGTGGCTGCATAACTTCCGGGACAACAACCTCCACGCCCGCATCTCCCGCTAAGGAGACGCCCACAGTACACATCAGCGGGATTACCTCTGAGGAGATAACCCTTGCCGAGCTCCAGTCCCTGGGCGGTGTGAAGTTCAACGCAACCCTCGTGAAGTCAACCGGAACCAAGATAAACAACACATACGTGGGGGTTCCACTCAAAAGGGTGTTTGAGAAGCTGGGGATTGAAGAGAGCAGGGTCAAGTGGGTTAGGTTCAGGGCGGAGGATGGCTACGAGATAACGCTGAGCATGGACGATTTAAAGAACGCCTACCTCTGCTGGGAGGAGAACGGGGAGCCTCTCGGCCCGGACAACGGCGGCCCGATCAAGCTCGTCATACCCGACCAACCAGGAAAGCTGTGGCTCAAATGGCTGAGCGAAATTAAGCTGATCGGGGACGAGAGCGCAGTGGTGGTACACGGAAAGACCAAAGTGACGGTTGTGGTGACCCGGGAAGACATCACCGAGCTGATGAATTCCTTTGGGATGAACGTGACTGTAGAACTGAAAGGAGAGAACGTAACCTTCAGCGGCGTTCCGTTAAAGCTCCTCCTCGATAAGGCCCGTCCCGATGACGATGCTGTGAACATAACCTTCACGGCAAAGGATGGATACAGCGCCACGCTCGATTTCATGGAAGTCTACGGGAACGATAAAGCAATACTCACCCCTAACTTCAGGGTGGTAATTCCCGGTGAGCCGAGCAGGACCTGGGTAAAGGACCTGAGGGAAATCGTGATAGGGTGA
- a CDS encoding ABC transporter substrate-binding protein yields MRRYAGLLVIWVLLLGIVSSGCINGNPSSPTSSTSTVAPAEKGAAVLTLVGPSGEKNLTLDELRKLPQVEGTGGYKTKLGSIKGVGTYKGVPLKELVNLVGGLSDEYSIRIVAADGYSIVVSHDFVTGRGIETMDQNGNPTNGSVTPIIAYEFNGKPIEFELDGKVYPLQMAVIGKGGYITPGNTWVKAVVRIEVIKSAEGPTPGEKTGYIEVMDFRGKEIKVSQPVDRIVAIYGLAAQMVYLLGDGKKVVGGTPLVMKDRFIQLIDPDAKDRIVLAGDPKSANVEEIKRLNPDIVFTAAWGDSRVDDAIESLDVPVIALDLETVENYLKSLEIMGKVLGKEEKAKDVATYYRKAMEKVTNRTSNLSEDQRPRVLLLMYSMKSKAFKAPGQEYFQNRLIEMAGGISVSKELPGGWNVVNVEQVAKWNPDVIIVVGYSPAYPSTKIKEDILKDPAWSEIKAVKEGRIYAMPNDGESWDYPAPKWILGLYWTAKVLHPELFTDLDVRKEASDFYERFFGIGITEVPLVGDVD; encoded by the coding sequence ATGAGGAGATACGCGGGACTGCTTGTGATTTGGGTTCTCCTGCTTGGAATCGTGTCAAGCGGATGCATAAACGGCAACCCCTCTTCTCCGACGAGTTCAACATCCACCGTTGCTCCAGCGGAGAAAGGGGCGGCAGTTCTAACTCTGGTTGGACCCTCGGGAGAGAAGAATCTAACCCTCGATGAACTAAGAAAGCTCCCCCAAGTCGAGGGTACCGGAGGTTACAAAACAAAGCTCGGCTCGATAAAGGGGGTAGGCACTTACAAGGGAGTCCCCCTGAAAGAGCTTGTAAACCTCGTTGGCGGACTCTCCGATGAATACAGTATCAGGATAGTCGCCGCCGACGGGTACTCGATCGTGGTAAGCCACGACTTCGTAACGGGAAGGGGAATAGAAACAATGGATCAAAACGGGAACCCCACAAATGGAAGCGTGACTCCAATAATCGCCTACGAGTTCAACGGAAAACCGATAGAGTTCGAACTTGATGGGAAGGTATACCCCCTCCAGATGGCAGTCATCGGGAAGGGTGGCTACATAACGCCCGGAAACACCTGGGTAAAGGCAGTCGTCAGAATAGAGGTCATAAAATCGGCGGAGGGTCCGACGCCGGGAGAGAAAACCGGATACATTGAGGTCATGGATTTCAGAGGGAAGGAGATTAAGGTTTCCCAGCCGGTGGACAGGATAGTGGCCATCTACGGACTGGCGGCCCAGATGGTCTATCTGCTGGGGGACGGGAAGAAGGTCGTTGGAGGAACGCCACTGGTCATGAAAGACAGGTTCATACAGCTGATCGACCCGGATGCAAAGGACAGGATAGTCCTTGCGGGCGACCCCAAGAGCGCCAACGTCGAGGAAATCAAGAGGCTCAACCCAGACATCGTTTTTACTGCGGCATGGGGCGACAGCAGGGTTGACGACGCCATCGAGAGTCTGGACGTTCCGGTGATAGCCCTCGACCTAGAAACAGTGGAAAACTACCTGAAAAGCCTTGAGATAATGGGTAAGGTCCTGGGAAAAGAGGAAAAAGCGAAGGATGTGGCGACATACTACCGGAAGGCCATGGAGAAAGTGACGAACAGAACATCAAACCTCAGCGAGGATCAGAGACCGAGGGTTCTTCTGCTGATGTACAGCATGAAGAGCAAGGCGTTCAAGGCGCCGGGGCAGGAGTACTTCCAGAACAGGCTGATAGAGATGGCCGGGGGAATCAGCGTCTCCAAGGAACTGCCCGGCGGATGGAACGTGGTTAACGTCGAACAGGTTGCCAAATGGAATCCCGACGTCATAATAGTGGTGGGATACTCCCCGGCGTATCCGAGCACGAAGATAAAGGAGGACATCCTCAAAGACCCCGCATGGAGTGAGATAAAGGCAGTGAAGGAGGGAAGAATCTACGCCATGCCAAACGATGGCGAGAGCTGGGATTATCCCGCTCCAAAGTGGATCCTCGGCCTGTACTGGACGGCCAAGGTTCTCCATCCAGAACTCTTTACAGACCTGGACGTAAGAAAAGAGGCCAGCGACTTCTACGAGCGGTTCTTCGGAATAGGTATCACAGAGGTACCACTGGTTGGTGATGTGGATTGA
- a CDS encoding DUF4405 domain-containing protein, translating to MKMGHGLRMWVSLVLFVLWLVTGITGVILLVAPLAAELGVTLPVSLADTLHIYLGFAFFGLSFVHIALNWSAMKAYFRRLRG from the coding sequence ATGAAGATGGGGCACGGCCTGAGAATGTGGGTCTCGCTGGTTCTCTTCGTCCTCTGGCTGGTAACTGGGATAACCGGTGTTATACTTCTTGTGGCTCCCCTGGCGGCCGAGCTGGGAGTCACCCTTCCCGTATCGCTGGCGGACACGCTCCACATATACCTCGGCTTCGCTTTCTTTGGCCTATCCTTCGTCCATATCGCCCTCAACTGGAGTGCAATGAAGGCGTACTTCCGGAGGCTCAGGGGTTAG
- a CDS encoding DUF364 domain-containing protein — protein MLLTEFKKKALKAIDEELKVLDFSFGLPYTYVLIEGKKGKALGVTMTLPEEIQRFDNSIEEPALEAFIERADSLNVIERSLGLAAINAVSQYYIDLSSAEWIDAVELLDGDIEKVAVIGNMPPIVRALRERGFKLYVFERNPKLWDRETLSDSLEYWLLPEVDAVMASATCIINGTIDMLLDRAKNARIFLLTGPTGQILPEFLRGTGVTHVASMKVVKVERAILHLKLGCFRGFSDESRKYVLEI, from the coding sequence ATGCTGCTGACCGAATTTAAGAAAAAGGCCCTGAAAGCCATCGACGAGGAGCTCAAGGTTCTGGACTTCTCCTTCGGTCTGCCCTACACCTACGTGCTGATTGAAGGAAAGAAGGGAAAAGCCCTCGGTGTCACCATGACCCTCCCCGAGGAGATACAGAGGTTCGACAACTCCATCGAGGAACCCGCTCTGGAGGCGTTCATTGAAAGGGCCGACAGCCTCAACGTCATCGAGAGGTCCCTCGGTCTGGCGGCGATAAACGCGGTTTCCCAGTACTACATTGACCTCAGCAGTGCAGAGTGGATCGACGCCGTGGAACTGCTCGACGGCGACATCGAAAAGGTAGCGGTCATCGGAAACATGCCGCCGATAGTCAGGGCCCTGCGGGAGAGGGGCTTCAAGCTCTACGTCTTCGAGAGAAACCCGAAGCTCTGGGACAGGGAAACGCTGAGCGATTCCCTGGAGTACTGGCTCCTGCCGGAGGTGGACGCCGTGATGGCGAGCGCCACCTGCATAATCAACGGAACCATTGACATGCTCCTCGACAGGGCAAAAAACGCCAGAATTTTCCTGCTGACCGGTCCCACTGGACAGATTCTCCCGGAGTTCCTCAGGGGCACCGGGGTGACCCACGTAGCCTCGATGAAGGTCGTGAAGGTTGAGAGGGCGATACTTCATCTGAAGCTCGGCTGCTTCAGGGGCTTCTCCGACGAGAGCCGGAAATACGTCCTTGAAATATGA
- a CDS encoding transposase has translation MKRTVTVKLQPSKEQAKILFELADTGAKVWNRVNYLRRQQFFQEQIVDFNTTEKTVYEEFKREIGSATVQQIARKNSEAWRSFFSLLRKKRNGELPSWLKPKPPNYLKEDGKRKPLIVLRNDQYKIEGNKLILKGLGKFKRLEIQFKGGIHLKGKQGRLEITYDTVKRKWYAHVSLTVEEKLEGVEWIKLPRTPNGDLSAGIDLGVNNLMAIYVENGESSLVNGRPLKCIDFYWRKKIADYQSKLNKSGAKTSRKLKRMHEKAKLQAKHYINTAVRQTVKKLYDLGVSRIVVGYPKGIARNSERGAKQNFLLSHVWRFNYVIKRLTEVAEEYGIQVVLVGEAFTSKTCPVCGKPHKGARFVRGLFKCPATGLVFNADLVGAFNILKKVVKTITPNLSGLYAQRRGNGGKALPEGLKSPFLLGFGETPSNLSTLELGGSSLEPPPFRAGRRSAAL, from the coding sequence ATGAAGCGGACAGTAACAGTCAAACTCCAACCCTCAAAGGAGCAAGCAAAAATCCTCTTCGAATTAGCCGACACTGGAGCTAAAGTCTGGAACAGAGTAAACTACCTAAGGAGACAACAATTCTTCCAAGAGCAAATCGTGGACTTCAACACAACAGAGAAAACCGTTTATGAAGAGTTTAAACGGGAAATCGGCTCTGCAACCGTCCAGCAAATAGCGAGAAAAAACTCTGAAGCATGGCGTTCATTCTTCTCCCTCCTCCGGAAAAAGCGGAATGGTGAACTCCCCTCTTGGCTTAAGCCAAAACCACCAAACTATCTCAAAGAAGACGGAAAGAGGAAACCCTTAATCGTTCTCAGAAACGACCAATACAAGATTGAAGGGAACAAACTTATCCTCAAAGGCCTCGGCAAGTTCAAACGCCTTGAAATCCAATTCAAGGGTGGAATTCACCTGAAGGGGAAGCAAGGTCGCTTAGAAATCACTTATGACACCGTTAAGAGAAAATGGTATGCTCACGTAAGCCTCACAGTCGAGGAAAAACTCGAAGGTGTGGAGTGGATTAAACTTCCGAGAACTCCTAATGGAGACCTCTCCGCTGGAATAGACTTGGGAGTAAACAATTTGATGGCCATTTATGTGGAGAATGGAGAAAGCTCCCTCGTGAATGGAAGACCGTTAAAGTGCATTGATTTTTACTGGAGGAAAAAGATTGCCGACTACCAGTCAAAACTCAATAAGAGCGGGGCCAAAACGAGTAGGAAACTCAAAAGAATGCATGAGAAGGCTAAACTTCAGGCAAAGCACTACATTAACACGGCGGTAAGACAAACGGTTAAGAAGCTCTACGATTTGGGAGTTAGTAGAATTGTCGTTGGTTATCCAAAAGGTATTGCCAGAAACTCCGAGAGAGGAGCAAAACAAAACTTCCTCCTTTCTCACGTCTGGCGTTTTAATTACGTTATCAAACGCCTCACAGAGGTTGCGGAAGAGTATGGTATTCAAGTTGTGCTTGTTGGTGAGGCTTTCACTTCTAAAACGTGCCCTGTTTGCGGGAAGCCCCACAAGGGGGCTCGCTTCGTTCGTGGATTATTTAAGTGTCCCGCAACGGGGCTTGTTTTTAACGCGGACTTGGTTGGAGCGTTTAATATCTTGAAGAAGGTTGTTAAAACCATAACCCCGAATTTGAGCGGTCTTTACGCTCAGAGGAGGGGTAACGGGGGGAAGGCCCTCCCCGAGGGGCTGAAAAGCCCATTTTTATTGGGTTTTGGTGAAACCCCCTCAAACCTCTCCACCCTTGAGTTAGGGGGTTCCTCGTTGGAACCCCCGCCCTTCAGGGCGGGGAGGAGGTCAGCGGCACTGTGA
- a CDS encoding 60S ribosomal export protein NMD3, protein MSERFCYRCGISESDGGPLIDGLCQVCYRKENPVLLIEDEINTELCQNCGSYRKRGVWVDPASYDLEELIFEVADNALLETVGDSLDGRVREFEIVSSEELAETVELPVGKALVSFRPVDWHIEYFPAIITYEVRVRARIHELQRELHDETKHVTVYVRQTVCPRCSKFLGGYFEAILQVRAEGRPLTEEERKAIGKLVEEKVDEIMRRDRMGFIQDTIEKEEGLDFYMGSTSSARKLAQAIRERFGGTISEAYELVGVDRQTSREVYRTSVSVRIPKFQKGDLVTDRGGNVYEVERVDGKGMSMRNLATRESEYRDWKTVKREGMDVVEGERSEAMVTSVTPREVQLMDMETYETYELEKPPMELREGEVYRMVEVRGRKYFLDRKE, encoded by the coding sequence ATGAGCGAGAGGTTCTGCTACAGATGCGGGATAAGCGAGAGCGATGGAGGGCCGCTGATAGACGGCCTCTGCCAGGTTTGTTACCGGAAGGAGAATCCCGTTCTGCTCATTGAAGACGAGATAAACACCGAACTCTGCCAGAACTGCGGGAGCTACAGAAAGAGGGGCGTCTGGGTTGATCCGGCGAGTTATGACCTTGAGGAGCTTATATTCGAGGTTGCAGATAACGCCCTGCTGGAGACGGTCGGGGACTCACTGGACGGGAGGGTAAGGGAGTTTGAGATAGTCTCCTCCGAGGAGCTCGCCGAGACGGTCGAGCTTCCGGTCGGAAAGGCCCTCGTTTCCTTCCGGCCCGTTGACTGGCACATAGAGTACTTCCCGGCGATAATCACCTACGAGGTCAGGGTCAGGGCGAGGATACACGAGCTTCAGCGCGAGCTTCACGACGAGACCAAACACGTTACCGTCTATGTCCGCCAGACCGTCTGTCCGCGCTGTTCCAAGTTCCTCGGCGGCTACTTCGAGGCCATACTCCAGGTCCGCGCCGAGGGCAGGCCGCTGACTGAGGAGGAACGGAAGGCCATAGGAAAGCTCGTCGAGGAGAAGGTAGACGAGATAATGCGCAGGGACCGGATGGGCTTCATCCAGGACACGATAGAGAAGGAGGAAGGCCTGGACTTCTACATGGGGTCAACCAGCTCCGCCAGGAAGCTGGCGCAGGCGATAAGGGAGCGCTTTGGCGGAACAATAAGCGAGGCCTACGAACTCGTTGGGGTTGACAGGCAGACGAGCAGGGAAGTGTACAGGACGAGCGTGAGCGTGAGGATCCCCAAGTTTCAGAAGGGAGACCTGGTAACGGACAGGGGCGGCAACGTCTACGAGGTCGAGCGGGTTGACGGCAAGGGCATGAGCATGAGAAACCTGGCCACCCGCGAGAGCGAATACCGCGACTGGAAGACCGTTAAGCGCGAGGGCATGGATGTGGTTGAGGGCGAGAGGAGCGAGGCGATGGTGACGAGCGTAACGCCGAGAGAAGTCCAGCTCATGGACATGGAAACCTACGAGACCTACGAACTCGAAAAACCCCCAATGGAGCTCAGAGAGGGGGAGGTCTACCGCATGGTAGAGGTCAGGGGCAGGAAGTACTTCCTGGACAGGAAGGAATGA
- the cdr gene encoding CoA-disulfide reductase: protein MLMEKTVVIIGGGAAGMSAASRVKKLKPAWDVKVFEATEWVSHAPCGVPYVVEGVSPKEKLMHYPPEVFIKKRGIDLHMKAEVIEVEQGSVRVREEDGEHTYEWDYLVFANGASPQVPALEGCGLEGVFTADLPPDAVAITEYMEKHDVKDVVVIGTGYIALEMAEAFVARGKNVTLIGRSERVLRKTFDKEITEVVEEKLKAHLNLRLQELTMRFEGNGRVEKVITDAGEYPADMVIVATGIKPNTELARELGVRIGETGAIWTNERMETSVENVYAAGDVAETRHLITGRRVWIPLAPPGNKMGYVAGSNIAGRDVIFPGVLGTSITKFLDLEIGKTGLTEAEAIKEGYDVRTAFIKARTKPHYYPGARDIWLKGVVDNETNRLLGVQAVGAEILPRIDTAATMLTAGFTTRDVFFTDLAYAPPFAPVWDPLIVLARVLKF from the coding sequence ATGCTCATGGAGAAGACGGTGGTCATCATAGGCGGCGGAGCGGCCGGAATGAGCGCGGCTTCGCGCGTTAAAAAGCTCAAACCCGCGTGGGACGTCAAGGTCTTCGAGGCTACGGAGTGGGTCAGCCACGCCCCCTGCGGAGTGCCCTACGTCGTTGAGGGCGTCTCGCCGAAGGAGAAGCTCATGCACTACCCGCCAGAGGTATTCATCAAGAAGAGGGGAATAGACCTCCACATGAAGGCCGAGGTCATAGAGGTCGAACAGGGAAGCGTCCGCGTCAGGGAAGAGGATGGGGAGCACACCTACGAGTGGGACTACCTCGTCTTCGCCAACGGTGCCTCGCCACAGGTTCCCGCGCTTGAGGGCTGTGGGCTTGAAGGCGTCTTTACAGCTGACCTTCCCCCTGATGCCGTTGCCATAACCGAGTACATGGAGAAGCACGACGTTAAAGACGTTGTTGTTATTGGAACGGGCTACATCGCCCTTGAAATGGCTGAGGCCTTCGTCGCGAGGGGCAAGAACGTTACACTCATTGGAAGGAGCGAAAGGGTTCTGAGGAAAACCTTTGACAAGGAGATTACCGAGGTCGTTGAGGAGAAGCTCAAAGCCCACCTCAACCTCCGCCTTCAGGAACTGACGATGCGCTTTGAGGGCAACGGCCGGGTCGAGAAAGTTATCACCGATGCCGGGGAGTACCCCGCGGATATGGTGATCGTGGCGACGGGCATAAAGCCGAACACGGAACTCGCTAGAGAGCTGGGGGTCAGGATTGGAGAGACCGGGGCGATATGGACCAACGAGAGGATGGAAACCAGCGTCGAGAACGTCTACGCCGCCGGTGACGTCGCCGAGACGAGGCACCTGATAACCGGCAGGCGCGTCTGGATACCGCTTGCCCCGCCCGGAAACAAGATGGGATACGTTGCCGGAAGCAACATTGCGGGGCGGGACGTAATCTTCCCGGGCGTTCTTGGGACGAGCATAACCAAGTTCCTTGACCTGGAGATTGGAAAGACGGGTCTAACTGAGGCCGAAGCTATTAAGGAAGGCTACGACGTCAGAACCGCGTTCATAAAGGCCAGAACAAAGCCCCACTACTACCCCGGCGCCAGGGACATATGGCTCAAGGGCGTCGTCGACAACGAGACGAACAGACTCCTCGGTGTCCAGGCCGTCGGCGCCGAGATACTGCCCAGGATAGACACTGCTGCAACTATGCTCACCGCGGGCTTCACGACCAGGGATGTCTTCTTCACGGACTTGGCATATGCACCGCCCTTCGCCCCCGTCTGGGATCCGCTAATAGTCCTCGCCAGGGTTCTGAAGTTCTGA
- a CDS encoding ABC transporter ATP-binding protein, with protein MLKVEDLEFSYRNNSVLKGITFKLEKGVGCLLGPNGAGKSTLLKCIAGILSPRRGSIELDGIDMIRMDFKERARLVSYAPQEFSIAFPYTVFEVVLMGRNPHVNVFTGPDRNDERRAWKALRALGIEDLADRKFTSLSGGQKRLVIIARAVAQEGRLLIFDEPTSFLDFRNQLVVLSVIEKIARKLGKLILLSLHDPNLALIFCDEVFLMKGGQILAHGKAEEVITEETMNLLYGLRVRLSKVDGLPIVLPQKVADCPGMENISI; from the coding sequence ATGCTGAAGGTTGAGGACTTGGAATTCTCCTACCGCAACAACAGCGTACTCAAAGGAATCACGTTTAAACTTGAAAAGGGTGTTGGGTGCCTCCTTGGGCCAAACGGGGCAGGAAAATCAACGCTCCTTAAGTGCATCGCGGGGATTCTCAGTCCGCGGAGAGGAAGCATCGAGCTGGACGGCATAGACATGATAAGGATGGATTTTAAAGAGAGGGCGAGGCTTGTCTCGTACGCCCCACAGGAATTCTCGATAGCCTTTCCGTACACTGTATTCGAGGTCGTCCTGATGGGACGCAATCCCCACGTGAACGTGTTTACTGGGCCGGATAGGAACGACGAGAGAAGGGCATGGAAAGCCCTCAGGGCCCTGGGAATTGAAGACCTAGCCGACAGAAAGTTCACCTCACTCAGCGGCGGCCAGAAAAGGCTCGTTATAATCGCCAGGGCAGTTGCCCAGGAGGGAAGGCTGCTAATATTCGATGAACCAACTTCGTTCTTGGACTTCAGAAACCAGCTAGTAGTTCTCTCCGTTATAGAGAAGATTGCGAGAAAGCTTGGAAAGCTCATCCTGCTCTCGCTCCACGACCCCAACCTCGCGCTCATTTTTTGTGACGAGGTTTTTCTGATGAAAGGGGGCCAGATTCTGGCACACGGTAAAGCGGAGGAGGTGATAACCGAGGAAACGATGAACCTTCTCTACGGACTCCGTGTGAGGCTCTCAAAGGTTGACGGGCTACCGATAGTTCTTCCCCAAAAAGTGGCGGACTGCCCAGGGATGGAAAATATTTCTATTTAA
- a CDS encoding MFS transporter, with protein MSQRVAVAVRNASVANRYRYIPKMPRWFYSFVPFKVATGGSSALVSLYLLELGGNASTVGLTFALGSLASMLGALFWGRVSDRTLRRKPFILLGFASVPLFLTAMAFVKTPAQLIAVNTVYAFFLASTLSVPIALVLRSVRKHSWDHAIGKFNEISGWGWVLGLVLGFGLSRFLTMPQLFLAFAILGLPSFFMGERMIREAPIYINRRAIKAFGNYVVEKARYFPSFILHTNLSLPEGLGRFYVAFLLFWVSAGIYFPQMPVLLTSEGYTREVVYLALIANSAVSAMNYTRVGAAMGREKEGVLRKGLLLRAGAFATMVLGALLSPALLPLAFASYILAGYSWAFIGISSTAIVSERAGEKEKGSAMGTYNVVSSAGYITGSAISGALISSAGFGAAFGLGLALIGGSLALLKK; from the coding sequence ATGAGCCAGAGAGTTGCCGTCGCGGTGAGGAACGCATCGGTCGCAAACCGCTACCGCTACATCCCCAAGATGCCCAGGTGGTTCTACTCCTTCGTGCCGTTCAAGGTTGCCACCGGCGGAAGCTCAGCCCTGGTTAGCCTGTACCTTCTGGAACTCGGGGGAAACGCCTCAACCGTTGGACTGACCTTCGCCCTCGGGAGCCTGGCCTCTATGCTCGGCGCGCTGTTCTGGGGCAGGGTGAGCGACAGGACACTGCGGAGGAAGCCGTTCATACTCCTCGGCTTTGCCAGCGTCCCGCTCTTCCTCACCGCGATGGCCTTCGTGAAGACCCCCGCCCAGCTCATCGCGGTAAACACGGTATACGCATTTTTCCTCGCCTCAACCCTATCGGTCCCCATAGCCCTCGTGCTGAGGAGCGTCAGGAAGCACAGCTGGGACCACGCCATCGGCAAGTTCAACGAGATAAGCGGCTGGGGGTGGGTTCTCGGACTGGTTCTCGGTTTCGGCCTGTCGAGGTTCCTGACCATGCCCCAGCTGTTCCTCGCCTTCGCCATCCTGGGCCTGCCCTCGTTCTTCATGGGGGAGCGGATGATACGGGAGGCTCCGATATACATCAACAGACGGGCTATCAAAGCGTTCGGCAACTACGTCGTCGAAAAGGCCCGCTACTTCCCCAGCTTCATACTCCACACCAACCTCAGCCTTCCAGAGGGCCTGGGGAGGTTCTACGTAGCCTTCCTGCTCTTCTGGGTCTCAGCTGGTATCTACTTCCCCCAGATGCCGGTGCTCCTCACGAGTGAGGGCTACACGAGGGAGGTTGTGTACCTGGCACTCATAGCCAACTCCGCGGTCTCGGCGATGAACTACACCCGCGTCGGGGCCGCGATGGGGAGAGAAAAGGAGGGAGTCCTGAGAAAGGGACTGCTCCTCCGCGCCGGGGCCTTCGCTACGATGGTGCTAGGAGCCCTGCTCTCCCCGGCGCTGCTCCCGCTGGCTTTCGCCTCTTACATCCTTGCGGGCTACTCCTGGGCCTTCATCGGAATCTCCTCGACTGCCATAGTGAGCGAGAGGGCGGGAGAAAAGGAGAAGGGCAGTGCAATGGGGACTTACAACGTCGTCAGCTCGGCGGGATACATCACGGGCAGCGCCATAAGCGGGGCACTCATATCATCGGCGGGATTTGGTGCGGCGTTTGGCCTCGGGCTTGCCCTGATTGGAGGAAGCCTTGCCCTGCTGAAAAAGTGA
- a CDS encoding DUF424 domain-containing protein, whose translation MIYVKVYRVQGEVLLAACDEELLGRTFREGELKLEVKERFYKGELIDEDVLGSLLEEATIANLTGERCVSKAMELGYVDEERVLRIAGVPHAQMAKLFL comes from the coding sequence ATGATATACGTCAAGGTGTACAGGGTTCAGGGGGAAGTCCTCCTGGCTGCATGCGACGAGGAACTCCTGGGAAGGACCTTCAGGGAGGGCGAACTGAAGCTTGAGGTGAAGGAGCGCTTCTATAAAGGCGAACTTATTGATGAGGATGTCCTTGGCTCATTGCTTGAGGAGGCCACGATAGCAAACCTGACGGGGGAAAGGTGTGTCTCCAAGGCGATGGAGCTGGGTTACGTGGATGAGGAACGCGTCCTGAGGATTGCGGGCGTGCCCCACGCGCAGATGGCAAAGCTCTTCCTGTGA